Proteins from a single region of Geovibrio ferrireducens:
- the gyrB gene encoding DNA topoisomerase (ATP-hydrolyzing) subunit B gives MQNNYSEDSIKVLEGLEAVRQRPGMYIGSTGSRGLHHLVYEVVDNSIDEAMAGYCDTITVTLHVDGSVTVEDNGRGIPVGIHPKVGKPTVEVVMTTLHAGGKFDSGSYYASGGLHGVGVSVVNALSEYLEVTVRRDGGTFYQKYEIGKPACEFGRIGNSERTGTTVTFKPDIKIFETTEYSFDILSRRLRELAYLNSGIKIKIIDERFDQEQDYHAEGGIVSYLKYLNKNKIMVLEEPMYFKGEYEGITAEVAITYNDTYNESIYSFVNNIHTEEGGTHESGFKSGYTKVFNSFISKQNISKEKESLTGDDVREGMSAIISVRINEPVFEGQTKTKLGSSAAKTAVESILAGSLGDYFEENPSVVKKIYEKALQAFRAREAARKAKELTRRKNALEISTLPGKLADCQEKDPQHSELFIVEGDSAGGSAKQGRDRRHQAILPLKGKILNVEKARYDKLLSNNEIRTIITALGTSIGKDDFNVEKLRYHKIIIMTDADVDGAHISTLLLTFFFRHMKEIIERGYLYIASPPLYKVKKGKNERYIQNEEVMADFLLDLGLEDVEIENVEKHRYKELLLNLGKLNKMIIKYVKKGYTRELIKFMAMYPNLVPQNLADKAFVDEFYQVLKDRELLKGYVNTEINYNEEFSRYNIKLETSTQTYKINTDLIGSPEFKELRRLGVYLKELGDAPHKIRLGDELSTFTSLTDLLSFVEERGKKGLGIQRYKGLGEMNPEQLWETTVDPERRTLYKVTIEDAEAADELFSLLMGDVVLPRREFIETNALNVRNLDV, from the coding sequence ATGCAGAATAATTACAGTGAAGACAGTATTAAGGTTCTGGAAGGGCTGGAAGCGGTCAGACAGAGACCGGGTATGTATATAGGCTCCACCGGTTCAAGGGGTCTCCATCACCTTGTTTACGAGGTTGTGGACAACTCCATCGATGAAGCCATGGCAGGCTACTGCGATACTATTACCGTCACACTGCATGTAGACGGCTCGGTTACTGTTGAAGACAACGGCAGGGGTATTCCGGTCGGTATACACCCTAAAGTGGGCAAACCCACAGTGGAAGTGGTTATGACAACTCTCCACGCGGGCGGCAAGTTCGACTCAGGTTCTTATTATGCCTCCGGCGGTCTTCACGGTGTGGGTGTTTCAGTAGTGAACGCACTCAGTGAATACCTCGAAGTCACCGTAAGGCGTGACGGCGGCACATTCTACCAGAAATACGAGATCGGCAAACCCGCCTGCGAGTTCGGCCGTATCGGAAACTCCGAAAGAACAGGGACTACAGTTACCTTCAAACCGGATATTAAAATTTTCGAAACCACCGAATACTCCTTTGACATCCTTTCCAGAAGGCTCAGAGAACTTGCATACCTTAACAGCGGAATCAAAATCAAAATCATAGACGAGCGTTTTGATCAGGAACAGGACTACCACGCGGAAGGCGGGATAGTCAGCTACCTTAAGTATCTGAACAAAAACAAGATAATGGTTCTGGAAGAGCCCATGTACTTCAAGGGCGAGTATGAAGGAATAACCGCAGAAGTAGCAATAACATACAACGATACATACAACGAAAGCATATACTCCTTCGTAAACAACATACACACGGAAGAGGGCGGAACCCATGAATCCGGTTTTAAATCCGGCTATACAAAGGTTTTCAACAGCTTCATATCCAAGCAGAATATCTCGAAAGAGAAGGAAAGCCTTACAGGGGATGATGTCCGTGAAGGGATGAGTGCCATTATCTCAGTGCGCATAAATGAACCTGTTTTCGAAGGGCAGACCAAAACAAAGCTTGGTTCATCCGCGGCTAAAACCGCTGTGGAATCAATCCTTGCAGGCAGCCTCGGCGACTATTTTGAGGAAAACCCCTCTGTAGTCAAAAAGATATACGAAAAAGCGCTTCAGGCTTTCCGCGCCAGGGAAGCAGCGAGAAAGGCGAAGGAACTTACACGCCGTAAGAACGCACTTGAGATCTCGACCCTCCCCGGAAAACTGGCGGATTGTCAGGAAAAAGACCCTCAGCACTCGGAGCTTTTCATAGTGGAAGGGGACTCTGCGGGCGGTTCAGCAAAACAGGGGCGTGACAGACGTCATCAGGCGATACTTCCTCTTAAGGGTAAAATCCTTAACGTTGAGAAGGCGCGCTATGACAAGCTCCTCTCAAACAACGAGATAAGGACGATAATAACAGCCCTCGGAACCAGTATAGGCAAGGATGACTTCAATGTTGAGAAGCTCCGTTACCACAAAATTATAATCATGACGGATGCCGATGTTGACGGCGCGCATATCTCCACACTGCTGCTCACTTTCTTCTTCCGCCATATGAAAGAGATAATAGAGCGCGGCTATCTTTATATCGCAAGCCCGCCACTCTATAAGGTGAAAAAGGGCAAGAACGAGCGCTACATCCAGAACGAAGAGGTCATGGCGGATTTCCTCCTTGATCTCGGTCTTGAGGATGTTGAGATAGAAAATGTCGAGAAGCACAGATACAAAGAGCTCCTGCTTAACCTCGGCAAGCTGAACAAGATGATCATCAAGTACGTCAAAAAAGGCTACACGAGAGAGCTTATCAAGTTCATGGCAATGTACCCGAACCTTGTTCCTCAGAACCTTGCGGACAAGGCTTTTGTTGATGAGTTCTATCAGGTGCTCAAAGACAGGGAGCTTCTCAAAGGCTACGTGAACACTGAAATCAACTATAACGAGGAATTCAGCAGATATAACATCAAGCTGGAGACATCGACACAGACTTATAAAATCAATACAGACCTCATCGGCTCGCCTGAGTTCAAAGAGCTGAGAAGGCTGGGCGTATACCTTAAGGAACTTGGGGATGCACCTCACAAAATCAGGCTGGGGGATGAACTCAGCACCTTCACATCCCTTACGGATCTTCTCTCCTTTGTCGAGGAGAGGGGTAAAAAAGGTCTTGGTATTCAGCGTTACAAAGGTCTCGGTGAAATGAACCCTGAACAGCTCTGGGAAACCACTGTGGACCCTGAAAGAAGAACCCTATACAAAGTCACAATCGAGGATGCGGAAGCAGCGGATGAGCTCTTCAGCCTCCTGATGGGTGATGTGGTTCTTCCGAGGCGTGAGTTTATCGAAACAAACGCGCTCAACGTAAGAAATCTGGACGTTTAG
- the rsmG gene encoding 16S rRNA (guanine(527)-N(7))-methyltransferase RsmG, which yields MMLNSYINITDEQSAKLEKFYELHMSAGLNLTAIKDKDEFYLKHYLDSVYIFSLKNVLRETMADIGSGGGFPGIVTAIFYPEVRITLVESIAKKCRFLEHAASELGLSNITVMNCRAEAVQGQFDLITARGVAKVQEILKWTKSLARKDTLWLLYKGERVEEEIKQAENLLKKYKLGFENVRVEEPFTRTYTIIGSSGCFTDGVLRCASSDVGSR from the coding sequence ATGATGCTGAATAGTTATATAAATATTACTGATGAGCAGTCGGCAAAGCTTGAGAAGTTTTACGAACTTCATATGAGTGCCGGGCTTAATCTCACTGCCATTAAGGATAAGGATGAGTTTTACCTCAAACATTATCTGGACAGTGTTTATATCTTTTCCCTGAAAAATGTTTTACGTGAAACAATGGCGGACATCGGCAGCGGGGGCGGCTTTCCGGGGATTGTGACGGCAATTTTTTATCCTGAAGTGAGGATAACACTTGTGGAGAGCATAGCAAAAAAATGCAGATTTCTTGAACATGCTGCTTCGGAATTGGGTCTGAGTAATATTACTGTTATGAACTGCCGTGCCGAAGCTGTGCAGGGACAGTTTGACCTTATCACCGCTAGGGGTGTAGCCAAGGTGCAGGAAATCCTTAAATGGACAAAGAGCCTTGCCCGCAAAGACACTTTATGGCTATTATACAAGGGCGAAAGAGTTGAAGAAGAGATAAAGCAGGCGGAAAACCTGCTGAAAAAATATAAGTTGGGGTTTGAAAATGTCAGGGTTGAAGAACCATTTACGAGGACTTACACTATTATCGGCAGCAGTGGCTGTTTTACTGACGGTGTCCTGCGCTGCGCGTCCTCAGATGTCGGTTCCCGTTGA
- the mnmG gene encoding tRNA uridine-5-carboxymethylaminomethyl(34) synthesis enzyme MnmG translates to MLVYDKFYDVIVVGAGHAGCEAALAAARMGASAALFTINVDNVAHMSCNPAIGGLAKGNIVKDIDALGGEMGRNIDETGIQFRVLNMKKGPAVRSSRAQADKDLYKQRMQRVIMEQSGLDLKQGMVEGLSIENGEIKGIIADTGMLYRAKKVVLCTGTFLKGLIHIGDCNYPAGRMNEFASVGMSDSLTKAGFRLERLKTGTPARLDVNTIDFSKLDTQHGDDFAKPFSFETKEITLPQLPCYVTYTNEKTHQIIRDNLHRSPLYGGVIKGIGPRYCPSIEDKVKKFPEKTRHQIFLEPEGLNSREYYANGFSSSLPIDVQIAMYRSVEGLENVEFVRPAYAIEYDFVQPTGLFSTMETKLVKGLYFAGQLNGTSGYEEAAAQGLIAGINAALALNGSEPFIVGREQSYIGVMIDDLVNKGVDEPYRMFTSRAEYRLQLREDNAEYRLSDKGFELGLISKTRYERFCTERLAKEEELTRLKNIRITPSAEVLNVLAEYGGVLKNPVSAFELLKRPEFDYSTIEKLCGSSVNERVSEQVEINAKYEGYIQRQETEIEKFRRTESVRIPDTIDYTSIIGLRREYIDKLSSIRPATLGQAARIQGMTPAAVALLHVHISKIWKSGGNDAE, encoded by the coding sequence ATGCTTGTTTATGACAAGTTTTACGATGTGATTGTGGTCGGAGCCGGACACGCCGGATGCGAAGCAGCGCTTGCCGCTGCACGTATGGGTGCGTCTGCGGCTCTTTTTACCATCAATGTTGACAATGTTGCGCATATGAGCTGTAACCCGGCAATCGGCGGCCTTGCAAAAGGTAATATCGTTAAAGATATTGACGCTCTCGGTGGCGAAATGGGGCGGAATATAGACGAAACCGGAATCCAGTTCCGTGTTCTCAACATGAAGAAGGGCCCCGCTGTACGCAGCAGCAGGGCACAGGCAGATAAGGATCTCTACAAGCAGCGCATGCAGCGTGTGATAATGGAACAGTCCGGGCTTGACCTTAAGCAGGGGATGGTTGAAGGCTTATCAATAGAGAACGGTGAGATCAAAGGGATAATCGCTGATACCGGAATGCTCTACAGAGCAAAGAAGGTTGTCCTGTGCACCGGAACCTTCCTCAAAGGGCTTATCCATATCGGCGACTGTAACTACCCCGCAGGACGAATGAACGAATTTGCATCTGTAGGCATGTCAGACTCACTCACAAAAGCCGGATTCAGGCTTGAACGCCTTAAAACAGGGACACCCGCACGACTTGATGTAAATACCATAGATTTCTCAAAGTTGGATACTCAGCACGGTGATGACTTTGCCAAGCCGTTCTCCTTTGAGACGAAAGAGATAACGCTTCCGCAGCTTCCCTGCTATGTAACTTATACAAACGAAAAGACCCATCAGATTATCAGAGACAACCTTCACCGTTCGCCCCTCTACGGCGGGGTGATAAAAGGCATAGGGCCCAGATACTGTCCGTCCATAGAGGACAAGGTTAAAAAGTTTCCTGAAAAAACCAGACACCAGATTTTTCTTGAACCGGAAGGGCTCAATTCGAGGGAATATTACGCCAACGGTTTTTCATCATCTCTCCCTATAGATGTGCAGATAGCTATGTACAGGTCTGTGGAGGGATTGGAGAATGTTGAATTTGTCCGTCCGGCATATGCTATTGAGTATGATTTTGTTCAGCCTACAGGGCTTTTCTCCACAATGGAGACTAAGCTTGTAAAAGGGCTCTACTTTGCAGGGCAGCTTAACGGAACCAGCGGGTATGAAGAGGCAGCAGCACAGGGGCTGATCGCCGGAATAAATGCCGCGCTTGCGCTGAACGGCAGTGAGCCTTTCATCGTGGGGCGTGAGCAGAGCTACATAGGCGTGATGATTGATGATCTGGTCAATAAGGGTGTGGATGAACCCTACCGCATGTTTACCTCAAGGGCAGAGTACAGGCTCCAGCTTCGTGAGGACAACGCTGAATACAGGCTTTCTGACAAAGGATTCGAGCTTGGACTGATCAGTAAAACCCGCTATGAGCGCTTCTGCACTGAAAGGCTTGCTAAAGAGGAAGAACTCACTCGTCTGAAAAACATCAGGATCACCCCCTCCGCAGAAGTGCTTAATGTTCTGGCAGAATATGGCGGCGTGCTGAAAAACCCTGTGAGCGCGTTTGAACTGCTTAAAAGACCTGAGTTTGATTACTCCACAATAGAAAAGCTCTGCGGAAGCAGCGTCAATGAGCGTGTGAGTGAGCAGGTTGAGATAAATGCTAAGTATGAAGGATATATACAGCGGCAGGAAACCGAGATTGAAAAATTCCGCAGGACGGAATCAGTCAGAATTCCTGACACTATAGACTACACATCAATCATCGGTTTGCGCAGAGAGTATATAGACAAGCTCAGCTCAATCCGCCCCGCTACACTTGGTCAGGCGGCGAGGATTCAGGGAATGACCCCTGCGGCGGTTGCTCTTCTCCATGTACACATCAGTAAAATTTGGAAAAGCGGCGGAAATGATGCTGAATAG
- the mnmE gene encoding tRNA uridine-5-carboxymethylaminomethyl(34) synthesis GTPase MnmE — protein MDTIVAPITPVIRSAVTVLRISGADSLRALALLKKQGGGTFSSLEPRMVYHALYDDGSVRDDVVFWYFKSPNSYTGEDVLEISFHGNPLIVRSAVSSFMSLGIRFAEPGEFTRRAFINGKMDLSQAEAVEEMISAKSEAGLFYSYNQLKGGLKTQIQNLKTLYVDVLTVVEAYIDFPEEDLSDRELHYITTKYERIEAELKELVKSYSTLKAVNDAVYVSIAGRPNVGKSSILNCLLKENRAIVSDIPGTTRDFIDADMTLAGHPVKIVDTAGIRRTDDYVEKAGIERSLERVENSHIVIVVLDLSAPMTEEDKLVLRKTADSKRIVIGNKADIKRYSHMTDIDISVKTGMNVHEFMNILENLISQEDSQIHEHAIAVNERQKNGFQRMLASLEEIRIMGCDDLDALSFELRDSLNILSEITGETYTEEILSNIFNSFCIGK, from the coding sequence ATGGATACGATAGTTGCACCTATAACTCCCGTCATCCGTTCCGCCGTCACTGTTCTGCGCATTTCCGGTGCTGACAGCCTCAGGGCTCTGGCGCTCCTGAAAAAGCAGGGCGGCGGCACTTTCTCCTCTTTGGAACCACGCATGGTTTACCACGCGCTGTATGATGACGGCAGTGTGCGGGACGATGTTGTCTTCTGGTATTTCAAATCTCCAAATTCATATACAGGCGAGGATGTTCTGGAAATATCATTCCACGGAAACCCGCTGATAGTCAGAAGTGCCGTAAGCTCCTTCATGTCGCTGGGAATAAGGTTCGCAGAACCCGGTGAGTTTACCCGCAGGGCATTTATAAACGGCAAAATGGATCTTTCGCAGGCTGAGGCTGTGGAGGAGATGATCTCTGCCAAGTCAGAAGCCGGACTGTTTTATTCATATAACCAGCTTAAGGGCGGTCTGAAAACGCAGATTCAGAACCTGAAGACTCTGTATGTTGATGTGCTGACTGTTGTTGAGGCATATATAGATTTTCCGGAGGAAGACCTCTCGGACAGGGAACTGCACTACATTACAACCAAGTATGAGCGTATAGAAGCGGAACTGAAAGAGCTTGTTAAAAGCTACTCAACGCTGAAAGCTGTGAACGATGCTGTGTATGTGTCCATTGCGGGCCGGCCTAATGTTGGCAAATCATCCATCCTCAACTGTCTGCTGAAAGAGAACAGGGCGATAGTCTCCGATATTCCGGGCACAACGAGGGATTTCATAGATGCGGATATGACTCTGGCTGGCCACCCGGTTAAAATTGTTGATACCGCAGGTATCCGCCGCACGGATGACTATGTGGAAAAGGCAGGGATAGAGCGTTCCCTTGAACGTGTGGAAAACTCGCACATAGTCATAGTTGTTCTGGATCTTTCCGCACCAATGACGGAAGAGGACAAACTTGTGCTGCGCAAAACTGCGGATTCAAAACGTATAGTTATCGGCAATAAGGCAGATATTAAAAGATACAGTCATATGACTGATATAGATATTTCGGTGAAAACGGGCATGAACGTCCATGAGTTTATGAATATTCTTGAAAACCTCATCTCCCAAGAGGATTCACAGATTCATGAGCATGCCATAGCAGTTAATGAGAGACAGAAGAACGGTTTTCAGCGGATGCTGGCCTCCCTTGAGGAGATAAGGATAATGGGGTGTGATGACCTCGATGCCCTTTCGTTCGAACTGCGTGACAGTCTGAACATCCTCTCCGAGATTACGGGCGAAACTTACACTGAGGAGATATTGTCGAATATTTTCAACAGCTTCTGCATCGGGAAATGA
- a CDS encoding IclR family transcriptional regulator, whose translation MKRDKSEYAVQAVNNAIDILELLGDGEHELSISDVVTKLNLTRSNVNKLLATLEMFGYVEYNRYTGNFRLGVKTFQISQAYINKLNIIEISIQVLQQLKQQTGESAYISVMRDGNVVYLNVIETDHAVRVLPRIGNVGPAYATATGKAQLAYYDQRDIDKLYPGEMITFTKNTIGSMDALKADLKLIKERGYSLDDEEYELGVRCVGAPVRDFMGNVIAGISVSAPVERIPMERVEAEVAHIVQEAAKALSVKFGYRG comes from the coding sequence ATGAAAAGAGATAAGTCGGAATATGCCGTACAGGCGGTCAACAACGCCATAGATATTCTGGAGCTCCTCGGCGACGGTGAGCACGAACTCAGCATAAGCGATGTGGTTACCAAGCTCAACCTCACCAGAAGCAATGTAAACAAACTTCTGGCCACGCTTGAGATGTTCGGATATGTGGAATATAACCGCTACACAGGCAATTTCAGACTCGGTGTGAAAACCTTCCAGATCTCTCAGGCTTATATAAATAAGCTGAACATAATCGAAATCTCCATTCAGGTTCTCCAGCAGCTTAAACAGCAGACCGGGGAATCAGCCTATATCAGCGTAATGAGGGACGGCAATGTCGTTTACCTTAATGTAATAGAGACAGATCACGCGGTCAGGGTTCTTCCCAGAATAGGAAATGTGGGTCCTGCATATGCCACAGCCACAGGCAAGGCTCAGCTTGCATATTACGACCAGCGCGATATTGATAAGCTTTATCCGGGTGAAATGATAACCTTCACCAAAAACACAATAGGCTCAATGGACGCTCTCAAGGCAGATCTCAAACTTATTAAAGAGAGAGGCTACTCCTTGGACGACGAGGAATACGAACTCGGCGTAAGATGTGTGGGCGCTCCGGTGAGAGACTTCATGGGCAATGTTATAGCGGGGATCAGTGTTAGCGCTCCTGTTGAACGCATACCTATGGAGCGTGTTGAGGCCGAGGTTGCGCATATTGTTCAGGAAGCGGCGAAAGCGCTTTCTGTCAAATTCGGCTACAGGGGTTAA
- the gyrA gene encoding DNA gyrase subunit A, translating to MMENKGIINLNIEDSLKDSYLDYAMSVIVGRALPDVRDGLKPVHRRALFAMHEMGVYYNKPYKKSARIVGDVIGKYHPHGDSAVYDTVVRMAQDFSLRYPLVDGQGNFGSIDGDRAAAMRYTEVRLSKISDEFVSDLDKDTVDFTDNYDGSMQEPTVFPTRIPNLLVNGTSGIAVGMATNIPPHNLNEAVDALMLMIDNPEYTEEDIFSVIKGPDFPTAGMILGREDIYKAYRTGRGSITIRAKTHIEETKTGREVIVVDELPYQVNKALLIEKIAELVRDKIITGISDLRDESDREGIRVVIELKREQMPDVLLNQLYKFTQMQTTFGMNMVAIVDGRPQTLTLQKILEAFIDHRVVVVTRRTRYLLDKAEKRLHILEGLIKAVENIDEVIRLIKTSKDTPEAKMKLKEAFAFSDVQSQAILEMRLSKLTGLEIEKLQGEYEDTLKDIEYYKSILGNRSIMMGVIRDELTEVKDKYGDERRTEIVAAAGEFNMEDLIPDSETVVTITHNGYIKRTLLDNFVAQKRGGKGKSGAKSKGDDFAERMLVTTNHAKVFFFTNTGKIHFLKVYDIPEGARDTKGRHLSNLLTFEKDENLASVVTLSEADNEKYLFMSTKQGVVKKTPVMDFKSGRSGMIALKLREGDEIMAADVTTDNDSIFLATRNGKTIQFSSLDVRAMGRAATGVRGISLEDEDEVVSMEVLTGHPYILNVTECGYGKCSLVADYRLQTRGGKGVKLCKVSPKTGLVCGAKQVNEEDDVMLITKGGKIIRLSVKEIPVMGRDTQGVKLMSTDEDRIISFAIVKEDDAEEE from the coding sequence ATGATGGAAAATAAAGGAATTATCAATCTTAATATTGAAGACTCCCTCAAGGACAGCTACCTCGACTACGCCATGAGCGTTATTGTCGGCCGTGCGCTGCCCGATGTCCGGGACGGTCTGAAACCCGTTCACAGACGTGCCCTTTTCGCCATGCACGAAATGGGGGTTTACTATAATAAGCCCTATAAAAAATCAGCCCGTATCGTGGGTGATGTTATAGGTAAGTACCACCCACACGGTGACTCTGCTGTTTATGACACAGTTGTACGTATGGCGCAGGACTTCTCACTCCGCTATCCCCTTGTGGACGGTCAGGGTAACTTCGGCTCCATAGACGGCGACCGCGCTGCGGCGATGAGGTATACCGAGGTAAGGCTTTCTAAAATAAGCGATGAGTTTGTCAGTGACCTTGATAAGGATACTGTGGATTTCACAGACAACTATGACGGCTCAATGCAGGAACCCACTGTTTTCCCCACAAGGATTCCCAACCTCCTTGTGAACGGAACAAGCGGTATCGCAGTAGGCATGGCGACCAATATTCCGCCCCACAACCTTAATGAGGCTGTGGACGCGCTTATGCTTATGATAGACAACCCTGAATACACCGAGGAAGATATTTTCTCCGTGATAAAAGGGCCCGACTTCCCCACCGCAGGAATGATCCTCGGCAGGGAGGACATATACAAGGCTTACAGAACAGGCAGAGGCTCCATAACAATAAGAGCCAAAACCCACATAGAAGAGACCAAAACCGGCAGAGAGGTGATAGTTGTCGATGAGCTGCCTTATCAGGTGAATAAGGCTCTTCTCATTGAGAAAATAGCCGAGCTTGTGCGTGATAAGATTATCACCGGTATTTCTGATCTCCGTGATGAGTCCGACCGTGAGGGAATCCGCGTGGTTATCGAGCTCAAACGTGAGCAGATGCCTGATGTGCTCCTCAACCAGCTCTACAAGTTCACTCAGATGCAGACTACCTTCGGAATGAACATGGTTGCCATCGTTGACGGCAGACCCCAGACCCTCACCCTCCAGAAAATACTGGAAGCCTTCATTGATCACAGGGTTGTTGTTGTTACCCGCAGAACCCGTTATCTTCTTGATAAGGCAGAGAAGCGCCTCCATATTCTGGAAGGTCTCATAAAGGCTGTGGAAAATATTGATGAAGTGATCAGGCTGATCAAAACATCAAAAGACACTCCCGAAGCCAAAATGAAACTGAAAGAAGCCTTCGCTTTCAGTGATGTTCAGAGTCAGGCCATTCTTGAAATGAGGCTGAGCAAGCTTACTGGTCTTGAGATCGAGAAGCTTCAGGGCGAGTATGAAGACACACTTAAAGACATCGAATACTACAAAAGCATTCTCGGTAACAGAAGCATCATGATGGGCGTTATCCGCGATGAGCTTACAGAAGTTAAAGATAAATACGGTGATGAAAGAAGAACCGAAATAGTGGCAGCCGCTGGCGAGTTCAATATGGAAGACCTTATCCCCGACAGCGAGACAGTGGTCACCATTACCCACAACGGCTACATAAAACGCACCCTCCTTGACAATTTCGTCGCACAGAAACGCGGCGGAAAAGGGAAAAGCGGCGCAAAAAGCAAAGGGGACGACTTCGCCGAAAGGATGCTTGTCACCACTAACCACGCCAAAGTATTCTTCTTCACTAACACAGGAAAAATCCACTTCCTCAAGGTGTATGACATACCGGAAGGCGCAAGGGACACCAAAGGCAGACATCTCAGCAACCTGCTCACCTTTGAAAAGGATGAGAACCTCGCCTCTGTTGTCACTCTCAGTGAGGCTGATAACGAGAAATACCTTTTCATGTCCACTAAGCAGGGTGTGGTTAAGAAAACCCCCGTTATGGACTTCAAAAGCGGCAGAAGCGGCATGATAGCCCTTAAGCTTCGTGAAGGCGATGAGATTATGGCCGCAGATGTCACCACTGACAATGACAGTATTTTCCTTGCCACCAGAAACGGCAAAACCATACAGTTCAGCTCACTCGATGTACGCGCAATGGGCAGGGCGGCAACAGGTGTCAGAGGAATATCCCTTGAGGATGAGGACGAAGTGGTTTCCATGGAAGTTCTCACGGGGCACCCCTATATCCTTAACGTAACCGAATGCGGCTACGGCAAATGTTCTCTGGTTGCGGACTACAGGCTCCAGACCAGAGGCGGCAAAGGGGTTAAACTCTGCAAAGTCAGCCCGAAAACAGGCCTTGTCTGCGGAGCGAAACAGGTTAACGAAGAGGATGATGTTATGCTGATTACCAAAGGCGGCAAAATAATCAGGCTCTCTGTTAAGGAAATACCTGTTATGGGCAGGGACACGCAGGGAGTTAAGCTCATGTCCACTGATGAGGACAGGATAATCTCCTTCGCCATAGTCAAAGAGGATGACGCAGAGGAAGAATAG
- the folD gene encoding bifunctional methylenetetrahydrofolate dehydrogenase/methenyltetrahydrofolate cyclohydrolase FolD codes for MPTKIDGKELAQKIRNGLKEKAAEYKDKTGRVPGLAVILVGEDPASQVYVRMKNKACEEAGFKSIVDRMPDTTSTEELLARVDQYNNDASINGILVQLPLPKQIDEKKVLYAIRPEKDVDGFHPVNVGLLNIGEDALAPCTPAGVMVMFEEYGIELSGKNVAVLGRSNIVGKPMAALLIKANATVTVCHSRTKNIKEICRRSDIIVAAIGKANFVTADMVSDGAVIIDVGINRVEDKLVGDVDYDAVYSKASYITPVPGGVGPMTIAMLLSNTLKAFEKTL; via the coding sequence ATGCCGACGAAGATTGACGGGAAAGAGCTGGCACAGAAGATCAGAAACGGTCTGAAAGAGAAGGCCGCAGAGTACAAAGACAAAACCGGACGTGTGCCCGGTCTTGCCGTTATCCTTGTGGGTGAAGACCCTGCAAGTCAGGTTTATGTCCGCATGAAGAACAAGGCCTGTGAGGAAGCAGGCTTTAAATCCATAGTGGACAGGATGCCCGATACCACTTCCACGGAAGAGCTTCTTGCCCGTGTGGATCAGTATAACAATGATGCCTCAATAAACGGGATTCTTGTTCAGCTTCCTCTGCCTAAGCAGATTGACGAAAAGAAAGTTCTGTACGCCATCAGGCCTGAGAAGGATGTTGACGGCTTTCACCCTGTAAACGTTGGTCTTCTTAACATAGGCGAGGATGCCCTTGCTCCCTGCACTCCTGCGGGTGTTATGGTTATGTTTGAGGAATACGGCATAGAGCTGAGCGGTAAGAATGTTGCGGTTCTGGGCAGAAGCAACATAGTGGGCAAACCTATGGCTGCACTGCTTATTAAGGCTAACGCCACCGTTACGGTGTGCCACTCCCGCACAAAAAATATTAAAGAGATCTGCCGCAGGTCAGATATAATAGTGGCTGCTATCGGCAAGGCAAACTTTGTCACTGCTGATATGGTCAGTGACGGAGCGGTCATAATAGATGTCGGCATAAACAGGGTCGAGGATAAGCTTGTGGGGGATGTGGATTATGATGCCGTTTACAGCAAGGCCTCATATATCACACCCGTACCCGGCGGAGTAGGACCCATGACTATAGCCATGCTTCTCAGCAACACACTGAAAGCGTTTGAGAAAACACTTTAA